In Nocardia sp. NBC_00403, one DNA window encodes the following:
- a CDS encoding TerC family protein: protein MHVTALEWVITILVILGLFVFDFFAHVRTPHDPTFKESGTWSAVYIGLALAFGGFVAWQWGSTFAGEYYAGFVTEKALSVDNLFIFVIIMATFAVPRIYQQKVLLIGIVLALVMRGIFIAVGAAAISAFSWVFYLFGLFLVYTAVKLLRESGHEVEHEEKRDSRIVALAKRVLPTTDSYDGDKLVTRIDGRRVVTPLLLALLAIGFADLLFALDSIPAIYGLTAEPYIVFTANAFALMGLRQLYFLIGGLLDRLVYLSYGLSAILAFIGVKLVLHALHENTLPFINGGRHVSVPEISTPASLGVILGILIVATVASLIKTRGAAASRPVDISDE from the coding sequence ATGCACGTAACCGCTCTCGAGTGGGTGATCACGATCCTCGTGATCCTCGGGCTGTTCGTCTTCGACTTCTTCGCACATGTCCGTACGCCGCACGATCCGACGTTCAAGGAATCCGGGACCTGGTCGGCGGTGTACATCGGACTGGCGCTGGCGTTCGGTGGCTTCGTCGCCTGGCAGTGGGGTTCTACCTTCGCGGGGGAGTACTACGCCGGTTTCGTCACCGAGAAAGCGCTCTCGGTGGACAATCTGTTCATTTTCGTCATCATCATGGCGACATTCGCGGTGCCGAGGATCTACCAGCAGAAGGTGCTGTTGATCGGCATCGTGCTCGCGCTGGTCATGCGGGGCATTTTCATTGCCGTCGGCGCGGCGGCGATCAGCGCGTTCAGCTGGGTGTTCTACCTGTTCGGGCTATTTCTCGTGTACACCGCCGTCAAGCTGCTGCGCGAGAGCGGCCACGAGGTCGAGCACGAGGAGAAACGCGACAGCAGGATCGTCGCGTTGGCCAAGCGGGTGCTGCCGACCACCGACAGTTACGACGGCGACAAGCTGGTCACCCGGATCGATGGCCGCCGCGTGGTCACGCCACTGCTACTGGCACTGCTCGCGATCGGCTTCGCAGACCTGCTGTTCGCGCTGGATTCGATTCCGGCGATCTACGGCCTCACCGCGGAGCCCTACATCGTGTTCACCGCGAACGCGTTCGCACTCATGGGTTTACGTCAGCTGTACTTCTTGATCGGCGGATTGCTCGATCGCTTGGTCTACCTGTCCTACGGGCTCTCGGCGATCCTGGCGTTCATCGGCGTCAAGCTGGTGCTGCATGCGCTACACGAGAACACGCTGCCGTTCATCAACGGTGGCCGGCACGTGAGTGTCCCGGAAATATCGACGCCGGCGTCGCTGGGGGTCATCCTCGGCATCCTGATCGTGGCGACGGTCGCCAGCCTGATCAAGACCCGCGGTGCGGCGGCATCGCGACCGGTCGATATCTCGGACGAATGA
- a CDS encoding PspA/IM30 family protein: MANPFVKGWKYLMALFDSKIEEHADPKVQIQQAIEEAQRQHQALSQQAASVIGNQRQLEMKLNRQLDEVEKLNANARQAVLLADQAAAANDTEKAIQYTNAAEAFAAQLVTAEQSVEDLKVLHDQSLQAAAQAKKAVEQNAMMLQQKVAERTKLLSQLEQAKMQEQVSASLQQMDSTLSAPGSTPSLDAVRDKIERRYANALGSAELAQNSVQGRMLEVQQASIQMAGHSKLEQIRASMRGDALPTGGAGTPAITPAQTQANPAQPQMNKGQTAQQ; the protein is encoded by the coding sequence ATGGCTAATCCGTTCGTGAAGGGCTGGAAATACCTGATGGCCCTCTTCGATTCGAAGATCGAGGAGCATGCGGATCCGAAGGTCCAGATTCAGCAGGCCATCGAGGAAGCCCAGCGCCAGCATCAGGCCCTGTCGCAGCAGGCCGCGTCGGTCATCGGCAATCAGCGTCAGCTGGAGATGAAGCTCAACCGCCAGCTCGACGAGGTCGAGAAGCTCAACGCCAATGCGCGCCAGGCTGTCCTGCTCGCCGACCAGGCCGCGGCCGCCAACGACACCGAGAAGGCGATCCAGTACACCAACGCGGCCGAGGCCTTCGCCGCGCAGCTGGTCACCGCAGAGCAGTCCGTCGAGGACCTCAAGGTGCTGCACGACCAGTCCCTGCAGGCGGCCGCGCAGGCCAAGAAGGCCGTCGAGCAGAACGCGATGATGTTGCAGCAGAAGGTCGCCGAGCGCACCAAGCTGCTCAGCCAGCTCGAGCAGGCCAAGATGCAGGAGCAGGTCTCCGCCTCGCTGCAGCAGATGGACTCCACGCTGTCCGCGCCGGGCTCCACCCCCAGCCTGGACGCGGTGCGCGACAAGATCGAGCGCCGCTACGCCAACGCGCTCGGTTCCGCGGAGCTCGCGCAGAACTCGGTGCAGGGCCGGATGCTCGAGGTGCAGCAGGCCAGCATTCAGATGGCAGGACACAGCAAGCTCGAGCAGATCCGCGCATCCATGCGTGGCGATGCACTGCCCACGGGTGGCGCAGGCACGCCCGCCATCACCCCGGCACAGACCCAGGCCAATCCGGCGCAGCCGCAGATGAACAAGGGCCAGACCGCGCAGCAGTAG
- a CDS encoding amino-acid N-acetyltransferase — protein sequence MTSRGPVGGSTSDAHSGVAPAARDSALLVRRARTSDVPEIKGLVDVYAGRILLEKNLVTLYEAVQEFWVAELDGRVVGCGALHVLWADLGEVRTVAVHPDVKGHGVGKLIVQRLVAVARELELGRLFVLTFEVDFFAGHGFVEIEGTPVTAEVYAEMCRSYDTGVAEFLDLSYVKPNTLGNTRMLLNL from the coding sequence ATGACCTCTCGGGGACCAGTAGGTGGTTCGACCAGCGACGCGCATTCCGGCGTGGCACCCGCCGCGCGCGACTCTGCCCTGCTCGTGCGCCGCGCCCGAACGTCCGATGTACCCGAGATCAAGGGCCTCGTCGATGTCTATGCCGGTCGGATCCTGCTGGAAAAGAACCTGGTCACCCTGTACGAGGCGGTCCAGGAATTCTGGGTTGCCGAGCTCGACGGCCGGGTGGTCGGCTGCGGCGCGTTGCACGTGCTGTGGGCAGACCTCGGCGAGGTGCGCACCGTCGCTGTGCACCCCGATGTCAAGGGGCACGGGGTCGGCAAGCTCATAGTGCAGCGCCTCGTCGCGGTGGCCAGGGAGTTGGAGCTCGGGCGCCTGTTCGTGCTCACCTTCGAGGTGGACTTCTTCGCAGGCCACGGCTTCGTCGAAATCGAGGGCACCCCGGTGACCGCCGAGGTGTATGCCGAGATGTGCCGCTCTTACGACACCGGTGTGGCCGAGTTCCTCGATCTCAGCTATGTGAAACCCAACACTCTGGGCAATACCCGAATGCTGCTGAACCTCTGA
- a CDS encoding CinA family protein, with translation MTDPLIADVPVADLVHALGAAEQTVATAESLTAGLLAATIAGVPGASMVLRGGLVVYATDLKHSLAGVSDEVLATEGPVAASTAEQMAVGARIRCGADWGVGLTGVAGPDAQDGHPVGTVFLGLAGPGHTEVVRLKLLGDRWTIRIGATHMAIRELLRYVTAGETSVSA, from the coding sequence ATGACGGATCCGCTGATCGCCGACGTGCCCGTCGCCGACCTGGTGCACGCACTCGGCGCGGCCGAACAGACCGTGGCTACGGCGGAATCCCTGACAGCGGGCCTGCTCGCGGCGACTATCGCCGGCGTGCCCGGCGCAAGCATGGTGCTGCGCGGGGGATTGGTGGTGTACGCCACTGATCTCAAACACAGTCTCGCGGGCGTCAGCGACGAAGTACTGGCAACGGAGGGTCCGGTGGCCGCGAGCACCGCTGAGCAGATGGCTGTCGGCGCTCGGATCCGATGTGGCGCGGACTGGGGCGTCGGGCTGACCGGTGTCGCAGGACCGGATGCTCAGGACGGGCATCCCGTCGGCACTGTCTTCCTCGGACTGGCTGGTCCAGGGCATACCGAGGTCGTCCGGTTGAAACTCCTCGGTGACCGGTGGACTATCAGGATTGGCGCAACGCACATGGCCATCCGGGAGTTACTGCGATACGTGACGGCCGGAGAAACCTCGGTTTCGGCGTAG
- the pgsA gene encoding CDP-diacylglycerol--glycerol-3-phosphate 3-phosphatidyltransferase, which translates to MSVQPDEIDRQWTEPAPIHSGFVPTQAEPAVPLMNIANVLTMMRIALVPLFVLALFAAGGHQTGWRIAAAALFGLAAITDRFDGQLARKYGLVTDFGKLADPIADKALIGSAVIGLSVLGDLAWWITLVICGREIGVTLLRLAVVRRGVIPAGRGGKLKTLMQSVAIAVLLLPLAGGFATAGMALMYVAVALTVLTGLDYVGQAARVWFAGTPGRTRGA; encoded by the coding sequence ATGAGCGTGCAGCCCGACGAGATCGACCGCCAGTGGACCGAGCCCGCTCCGATCCATTCCGGGTTCGTGCCGACGCAGGCCGAGCCTGCCGTTCCGCTGATGAATATCGCGAATGTGCTGACCATGATGCGGATCGCACTGGTGCCACTTTTCGTGCTCGCGCTGTTCGCGGCCGGCGGGCATCAGACCGGTTGGCGGATCGCGGCGGCGGCGCTGTTCGGCCTTGCCGCGATCACCGATCGCTTCGACGGGCAATTGGCCCGCAAATATGGGTTGGTCACCGATTTCGGCAAGCTCGCCGACCCGATCGCGGACAAGGCGCTCATCGGGTCCGCAGTGATCGGCCTTTCCGTTCTCGGCGATCTGGCGTGGTGGATCACCCTCGTGATCTGCGGCCGTGAGATCGGGGTCACCCTGTTGCGGTTGGCTGTGGTGCGCCGCGGCGTGATCCCGGCAGGTCGCGGCGGCAAACTCAAAACCCTCATGCAATCCGTCGCGATCGCGGTGCTGCTGTTGCCGTTGGCAGGCGGATTCGCCACCGCGGGGATGGCTTTGATGTACGTGGCGGTCGCGCTGACGGTCCTCACCGGCCTCGATTACGTCGGGCAGGCCGCCAGGGTGTGGTTCGCGGGCACACCGGGACGGACTCGCGGGGCATGA
- a CDS encoding YciI family protein, whose amino-acid sequence MPIFAVHYTYSEATVPGRDTYRPEHRAWLSGLVEAGTLLSSGPYPDGSGALLLFRADDETALTDLLADDPFAREKLIDAVRAVEWVPVMGAFAV is encoded by the coding sequence GTGCCGATCTTCGCCGTTCACTACACCTATTCCGAGGCCACCGTCCCTGGCCGCGACACCTATCGCCCCGAGCATCGGGCCTGGTTGTCCGGTCTGGTCGAGGCGGGCACCCTGCTCAGCAGCGGGCCGTACCCGGACGGCTCGGGCGCCTTGCTGCTGTTCCGCGCCGACGACGAGACCGCGCTCACGGATCTGCTGGCCGATGATCCGTTCGCGCGGGAGAAACTGATCGACGCGGTCCGCGCCGTCGAATGGGTGCCGGTGATGGGCGCATTCGCCGTCTGA
- the pspM gene encoding phage shock envelope stress response protein PspM — translation MSRKRIREQSVRAEAGVVRSGRRAVVRAQSAIVPQPGSLPDNLREVGQHALVAVRRWADPRERELRKRRRARRRSFQLGTVSGLTTAGTVGLVIIAAPAWAVVVVGGGAVALVTGTALSARRYLRLRNAPLPQATFVAPKQPPLWSATRAPITRLIRAERAMHGLVGQIARSKRLPDDELVDMLETAGSGAAALHALAADVTAMERAISTMGGTNSDAADALSGNVQFALSRLDAGVVEYEQVVAAAGRILAVPETVVLRHDFDVIVSDLRHAADRLDGWAQALTEVADHQVGAQLPPQGL, via the coding sequence GTGAGCCGCAAGCGAATCCGGGAACAGTCGGTCCGGGCGGAAGCGGGTGTCGTGCGGTCGGGACGTCGCGCTGTGGTGCGCGCACAATCCGCGATCGTGCCGCAGCCGGGAAGTCTTCCCGACAATCTGCGCGAGGTCGGCCAGCACGCGTTGGTCGCGGTCCGCCGCTGGGCGGATCCGAGGGAACGGGAGCTGCGTAAGCGGCGCAGGGCCCGCCGTCGCAGCTTCCAGCTCGGTACGGTGTCCGGCCTCACCACCGCGGGCACGGTCGGGCTCGTCATCATCGCTGCGCCGGCCTGGGCGGTCGTTGTCGTCGGCGGGGGAGCCGTCGCCCTGGTGACCGGGACCGCGCTGAGTGCGCGTCGCTATCTGCGACTGCGCAATGCGCCGCTGCCACAGGCGACATTCGTCGCGCCCAAGCAGCCGCCGTTGTGGTCGGCCACGCGGGCACCGATCACCAGGTTGATTCGTGCGGAGCGAGCCATGCACGGATTGGTCGGGCAGATCGCGCGCTCGAAGCGGCTGCCCGACGATGAACTGGTCGACATGCTGGAGACCGCGGGATCGGGTGCTGCCGCCTTGCATGCGCTCGCCGCCGATGTGACCGCGATGGAGCGCGCCATCAGCACGATGGGCGGAACGAATTCCGATGCGGCAGATGCACTTTCGGGAAACGTGCAGTTCGCGCTCAGTCGCCTCGATGCGGGCGTCGTGGAATACGAGCAGGTGGTCGCTGCCGCCGGGCGCATTCTCGCGGTGCCGGAAACTGTGGTGCTCCGGCACGATTTCGACGTGATCGTCTCCGATCTGCGTCATGCCGCCGACCGTCTCGACGGCTGGGCGCAGGCGCTCACCGAGGTCGCCGACCACCAGGTCGGCGCTCAACTGCCGCCGCAGGGACTGTAG
- a CDS encoding serine protease — protein sequence MSKAFVRWRAFATVVFGASALVVGMSTPASAIVGGYVAADDQFPWTVSVQKGGAHACGGAALNSRTVITSAMCVRGVRPEQLKLRYGSLRHDSGGSVVDIEKIVVHPRYDVVNRENDIAVLHTSENLSFGTNAATVCLPEPGSDPGGGVIAQASGWGALREGGETPSQLMGVDLPTVSRQQAQGQYGVTAVTANMIAAGLDAGGKSPGAGDEGSPLVARSNDKATLVGLYSWAGGNARPGYSAVFTRVGGYVDNFLADNMLGAGDGSTTDEPCGQPVVP from the coding sequence ATGAGCAAGGCCTTTGTTCGGTGGCGGGCGTTCGCGACGGTGGTTTTCGGCGCGAGTGCGCTAGTGGTGGGGATGTCTACGCCTGCATCGGCGATCGTCGGCGGTTATGTGGCGGCCGATGATCAATTTCCGTGGACGGTCAGCGTGCAGAAAGGTGGCGCGCACGCCTGCGGCGGTGCTGCGCTCAACAGTCGTACCGTGATCACCTCGGCGATGTGCGTTCGTGGCGTCCGGCCGGAGCAGTTGAAGCTGCGGTACGGCTCGCTGCGGCACGATTCCGGCGGCAGCGTGGTCGACATCGAGAAGATCGTGGTGCATCCCCGCTACGACGTGGTCAACCGCGAAAACGACATCGCCGTGCTGCACACCTCCGAGAACCTGTCGTTCGGGACGAACGCCGCAACGGTGTGTCTGCCAGAACCGGGGAGTGACCCCGGAGGCGGTGTGATCGCGCAGGCGTCGGGGTGGGGGGCGTTGCGCGAAGGTGGTGAGACGCCTTCGCAACTGATGGGCGTTGATCTGCCGACCGTCAGCCGTCAACAAGCTCAGGGCCAGTACGGGGTCACAGCGGTCACCGCCAACATGATCGCCGCCGGCCTCGACGCGGGTGGTAAATCGCCCGGTGCGGGCGACGAGGGCAGTCCCCTGGTCGCCCGCAGCAACGACAAGGCGACGCTCGTCGGCCTGTACTCCTGGGCCGGAGGTAACGCGCGCCCCGGCTACTCCGCCGTCTTCACCCGTGTCGGTGGCTATGTGGACAACTTCCTCGCCGACAACATGCTCGGCGCCGGTGACGGCTCGACCACGGACGAGCCCTGCGGGCAACCCGTCGTACCGTGA
- a CDS encoding helix-turn-helix domain-containing protein: MTLLREAIGDSLRRARLAQSRTLREVSTSARVSLGYLSEVERGRKEASSELLAAICAALDVPLSRVLWDVSTIMAGSDGLPARESAATPAAEAEQTAAAEPAETGAEPALEPATATMSVAGAATKVRPPHIAEDTRIVIPAPKSDMLILVKSN, translated from the coding sequence ATGACGCTGCTGCGAGAGGCGATCGGCGACAGTCTGCGGCGTGCTCGTCTCGCCCAGAGTCGGACCTTGCGTGAGGTGTCCACCTCGGCGCGGGTGAGCCTGGGCTACCTGTCCGAGGTCGAGCGCGGCCGCAAGGAGGCATCCAGCGAACTGCTTGCCGCCATCTGCGCCGCCCTGGATGTGCCACTGTCGCGGGTGCTATGGGATGTGAGCACGATCATGGCAGGGTCCGACGGACTTCCCGCCCGCGAGTCCGCCGCCACCCCCGCGGCCGAAGCGGAGCAGACGGCCGCCGCCGAGCCCGCCGAGACCGGCGCCGAGCCCGCGTTGGAGCCCGCCACGGCCACGATGTCGGTGGCCGGTGCCGCAACGAAGGTCCGCCCGCCGCACATCGCGGAGGACACCCGGATCGTCATTCCGGCGCCGAAATCCGACATGCTGATCCTGGTGAAGAGCAATTGA